From the genome of Etheostoma spectabile isolate EspeVRDwgs_2016 chromosome 10, UIUC_Espe_1.0, whole genome shotgun sequence, one region includes:
- the tsc22d3 gene encoding TSC22 domain family protein 3 isoform X2 — protein sequence MTTEMFGKTPMEVAVYQLHNFSISFFSSLLGGDVVSVKLDNSASGASVVAIDNKIEQAMDLVKNHLMYAVREEVEVLKEQIKELAEKNNQLERENYLLKNLASPEQLEKFQSRIPTDTLLPLDNVSSQVTPDQHQPCSLSTGSAV from the exons ATGACCACGGAGATGTTCGGTAAAACACCCATGGAGGTGGCTGTCTACCAGTTGCATAACTTCTCAATCTCGTTTTTCTCCTCGTTACTCGGAGGAGACGTTGTATCAGTCAAACTTGACAACAG TGCCTCTGGTGCTAGCGTTGTGGCCATCGACAACAAGATTGAACAGGCAATG GATCTTGTCAAGAACCACTTGATGTATGCGGTGCGTGAGGAGGTGGAGGTCCTCAAAGAGCAGATCAAAGAGCTGGCGGAGAAGAACAACCAGCTCGAGAGGGAGAACTACTTGCTGAAAAACCTGGCCAGTCCAGAGCAGCTGGAGAAGTTCCAGTCTCGCATCCCGACGGACACGCTGTTACCCCTGGACAATGTGAGCTCCCAGGTGACCCCAGACCAGCATCAGCCCTGCAGCCTTAGCACTGGCTCTGCTGTATAA